CTGCTCAATCCCGGATCGGTAGTCCGCCGGCGGCATCTGCGCCGGCGGCGACGCGCGATAGAATTCCGCCAGCCGATCGGCAATTGCATCGGCATCCGCGTCGGTCGCCGTGCCTGTGCGAATCTTCGCCAGCAGCGTGGCATCGTCTGGCAAGCGGTGCATTTTGACGAGCCAATCGACGACATCGCCATCACCCGTGTCGCATTCGTCGAGGTAGAAATTGCCGGCGGCATCTCGCCTCACCGCCGCCAGTCCCAAGTAAACCTCGGCAGCCAGTCGACGATTCAGCCGCACCTCTTCCTCGCATGCATTCCGGCGCAGCTCAATGGTGCTGAAATCCAAAAAATCAAACCGCACCGGCTTCTTGAGCTTGTAAGCGAACCGATCGGTCAGAAACACGCAAGAGATATGCGTCTCGACGAGGCGAACGGAAGCCGGGCGTTCGGGATACGCGTCTGGCGTAGATAGCCAATCGACCAACGAAGGCGCAGACTGGAAGCCGGAAGGCGGAACGCTGTGAAGCGGCGGTTGGTTCTCGGCAGTCATGACTCCGCCTTTCCCCTTCCGCCTGAAGGTCACTGCCGGACGCGCTCCAAATACTCTTCGGTTCGAGTATCGACCTTGATCATATCTCCCATCTCGATAAACGCGGGGCAAATCACTTCCGCCCCGGTTTCCACCTTCACGGGCTTAGTAAGCTTTGTCGCCGTATCCCCGCGCACGGCTGGTTCGCAGTATTCGACCTTCAATACCATCTGGTTTGGCGGATCGACGCTGATCGGATTCTCGTTGAACAACATCATCGAGCAGACCGTTCCTTCTTTGAGCCACTTGGCCGTTTCGTCGACTTTCGCGCTCGGCAGTTCATATTGTTCGTAGGACTTGTTGTCCATGAAGACATATTGGTCCCCTTGACGATACAAATACTGGGCGTCGATTTCGGTAATGTCGGCGGCGTCCAAGCTGTCGCCGCTCTTGTAGGTGCGGTCGAGCAGCGTGCCGCGCACTAGGTTCTTAAGCTTGCACTTGTAAAGCGCCTGCCCTTTGCCGGGTTTGACGAAATCACACACCGTCATAATGTACGGATCGCCGTCGATTTGAACTTTCAGGCCTTTGCGAAAATCGCTGGTGTTGTAACTGGGCACGGTCGATGGTCCTACGTTTTTGAGTACGATTAAGTTACGCTGGTTTTTCGATCAACACTCTGGAGAACACCGAGGCACCAGATGAAATCGGATAAACTTGGATGGAAATGTTCCGATTTTCAAGCTGCTCGCTGATCGGTGTTCATTCTGCTCATCTGGGTTTATCGGCACCCCCTCGATCATGAATTCGACGATTGACGATCCTGTTCTCGCGGCACCTGGCTCCTGTTCGTGGCGGCAGGAGATCAAGGAAGCCATTCGCAACCCGGCGGTACTTTGCCGGCTGCTCGAACTCCCGCCTGAGTTTGCCGACCAGGCTGCCGATGCGGCAATATCCTTTCCATTATTCGTTCCACGACCCTTTGCGGCACGTATGCGACGCGGCGACCCAACCGATCCGCTGCTGCGGCAAGTGCTGCCGGTGACGTCCGAAAACATTGCCCTGAATGGTTTTACGGACGATCCTGTGGACGATCGCTCTGCCGAGCTTCGAGTTGGGCTGATCCATAAGTATCAAGGGCGAGTGTTGATGGTAACAACTGGGGCCTGTGCCGTCCATTGCCGATACTGTTTTCGCCGCCATTTCCCGTACGGCGAGGCCCCAAAATCGTTGGCTGCCTGGGAGCCGGCCTTTCAGGCGATTCGGTCGGATTCCAGCATCGATGAGGTCATTCTCAGCGGAGGCGATCCGCTGGCCTTGGTCGATCCATTCCTTTCCCAACTGGCTCAGCGCTTGGCCGAGATACCCCATTTGCGGCGGCTGAGGGTTCATTCACGCCTGCCGATTGTCATTCCACAGCGTGTAACCGATGAGCTACTCGCATGGCTGCGTGGAACGCGTCTGACGCCGATCGTAGTTGTTCACGTAAACCATCCTGCGGAAATCGACGCGGCCACCGCATTCGCTCTCGGCCGATTCGTTGACGCTGGCATTCCGGTTTTGAATCAAACCGTGCTGCTGCGCGGCATCAACGACAACGCAAGCATCCTGGCGGAACTTTGTGAGCGGCTAGTGAATTTGCGGATAATCCCCTATTATTTACATCAGCTCGACCGCGTCGCAGGGGCTGCTCATTTTGAAGTGCCCATCGAGCGAGGCCAAAAAATTGTCGCCAAATTACTTTCCCGCCTGCCCGGCTATGCGGTTCCTCGCTATGTGCAAGAGGTTGCCGGGGAAGGTCATAAAATGCCCTTGATGTGAATGCACATTTGTCGGCGGTCAATCGTCAATCGTCCGTTGAAAATCCACCGTTCGACCGAACGCCCACCACGAACAACGATCCACCGGCCACTGGCAAGCGGCAACTGACAACCGACCACGATCATGAAAATCCTCATTGGCGTCGATGGCTCGAATGGCAGCTTTGAAGCAATCAAGTTCGCCGTGCGATTCGTCGACGGTGCGCGCGATCAGATTGCGTTCTACTACAGCCCCGTCGAGGTTCCGCTCAAATCCGAACAAGACGCCGGCCCCGAGATGCGTCAGCGTGCGCGCCAAGCACTCGCCGACGCGGTGTTCTTGGAAGCCCGCAAGCGGTTGCCCGAGGCGCTGGCCAGCGCAGTCCACACGATCGTTGGCACGCAGCAACCGGCTCATGGATTGATCGTTGCCGCTGACAGTTGGCGGGCCGATGTCATTGCAGTCGGCGCGCGTGGACTAGGCCCGATTCAAAGTATGTTTTTGGGCAGCGTCTCGCGACAAGTCGTGCAAGTCGGCAGCGTACCGGTGTTGGTCGTTCGACCCGATTCGACGCCCAGCGATCCAGCCGTTCGGCTGCTTTTAGCCTACGACCCAGCCAGCGCCCAGCAGCAAGCGGAAATTACGTCGCAGTTTAAATGGCCGGTCGGCACTCGCGGTCAAGTGATCCGCGTCGTTGAATCGATGCTCGCCGGTCCGCTCCCGGCCTGGCTCGAACAACAAGCCCGCGATGCCGATTGCGAAGCCATGGCCCAAGCCTGGGTGTTAGAACACGCCAAGGAAGTGCAACAGCAGCGGGAAGAAGTGACGGCTTATTTACAAAAGCTGCCGTTCGTGTTTCACGGACATGCGCCGATCGTCGTCGAAGGTCACGTGGGCGATCAGATTCTCAAGGCCATCAAGGCTAACAACATCGACATTGCCATCCTCGGCAAGACGGCCGGTGGCGCGCTCAAACGAATGCTCGTCGGCAGCACTTCGGCCCAGATTTTGAACAATGCTCCTTGCTCGGTGCTCGTGGTGCCCTTGCATGAAATTCCATGAGCGCTCCACCCAAGGCTTTCGTCACTGGCGCCACCGGCTTCATCGGAGCATGGTTGGTGCGTGAGTTGGCCGAGCGCGGGCTGACCGTCCACGCCCTCACTCGCCGCAGCAAACCTCAGCCGCCGCCGGGCTTCGCGCCCGGCGAAGGCCCCAATTGGGATCATCCCAACATTCGGCTGGTCGATGGCGACATTGCCGATCGCGAAAGCCTTCGCCGCGGCATGGCAGGTTGCTCGCACGTCTACCATCTCGCGGGCTATGCGAAGAACTGGGCACGCGATCGGCAAACGTATTTCGACATCAACGTCGTCGGGATGCGTAACGTTTGCGAAGTTGCCAGCGAACTGGCTGCTCAGCGCGTCGTGTGGACATCAACCATGCTCACCTTTGGCCCGACGAGAACCGGAGAAATCGCCGACGAAACGCACGAGCAATCGATCGACCATTGTCTGACCGAATACGAACGCAGCAAAAGGGCCGCTGAATTCGACGCGGTTCGCTTCGCCGCCGATGGGATCCCGGTGGTGATCGTTAATCCCGGTCGCGTCTTCGGCCCCGGCTACCTGAACGAGGGCAATTCGATCTCCCTGGTAATCGACCTGTATGATCGTGGCAAGATGCCGGTCATCATGGGCGGCGGCAAAGTCGGCAATTGGGTTTTTGTACAGGACGTGGTACAAGGCCTCATCCGTGCCATGCAGCGCGGCCGCCCCGGTGAAAAATATCTGCTCGGCGGTGAAAATTTGTCGTTGAAGCAGTTTTTGAAAATCGTCGATCGCGTCACCGGCCGGCGGCATTTTCAGATCACGATTCGCCGCCCCGGAGCGATGGTCTACGCTTACTTTCAGCAGCAGCGGGCCCGATGGTTCGGAGTGTATCCGCAAATTACGCCATCCTGGGTTCGCGTGTTCTTAGCCGACTGGGCCTATTCGTCGGCAAAAGCCCAGCGCGAGTTGGATTACCAAATCACGCCGATCGAAGACGCGGTACGTACAACTTACGACTGGCTTCAACGAGTCAGGGCCGAAAAGGAGCGCCGATAACCGATGGCTTCCAATCGCCGGGCAATTCATTTGGTGCGCGAAATGTTCACGGGTGTCGATCGCCGAGCGACGATCGTGCTCCTCACGAGTTCAATCTGCCTGGTGTTATGGCATTTCCTCGGCAACTACGATGCCTGGCTCACGCGATTGTCGGCAATCGCAATTTTTGCCGACGAGGCTCGACGATTGGCCGCGTTCGCATTGCTGGCATCGACCGTGCTGCTGCTAGGCATCATTCCGCTTGTCGTGGTGAAATTCATCCTGCGAGATCCGCTGTCGGAATATGGCGTCCGGCTTGGCAGCCTCCGCTTTGCGGCCATCTGCAGCCTGCTTGCCGCGCCGCTGATTGTGTACATCGGATATTCCTCCGCCCAATCGCCGGAGTTCCAAACTGTCTACCCAATTAATCCGCTGGCGCGAAATTCCAGCGAGGCCCTCCTCTGGCATCTCGTCGGCCAATGCTTCTGGTACGCCTCTTGGGAATTTCACTTCCGCGGCTTCTTACAGCAGGGCATGGCCAAGTCGTTCAGCGTGCCGCTGGGAATTGGCGTGCAAACGCTGGCGAGCACGCTCGCCCATTTTGGCAGGCCGGAAGCAGAAGTCTTCGCTTCGATCCTCGCCGGCCTGCTGTGGGGTGCACTTGCTTGGCGAACCCAATCGCTGTTGGCCGGCATTTTTCAACATTGGTTGCTGGGTGCAAGCCTCGATTACTTCATTGGTCGTCATTTCTAGGTGGATTGCTGTGAACAGGGAGAATCTCATGATGCCCTTGCAGCGTGCATTTCGTGGCGGCGTATTGGCTGCATTCGCACTTCAGGCGGGAGGCATGCTGCTTGCCGCGGAGCCAACGCTGCCAAAGATTTCGCTTGACGACGTGGCTGCCGGGCGAGCAAAAATCGTTGACCTTGCCCACGATCTCAATCCGCAATCGCCGTATTGGCCCGGTGAAAATTACCGGCCCTTTGAACTGCGAACCATTGCCACGATCGATCGCGACGGCGTATTGAGCAAGGCATTTTCGATGCCCGAACATCTGGGGACGCACCTGGACGCGCCAAATCA
This Pirellulales bacterium DNA region includes the following protein-coding sequences:
- a CDS encoding CPBP family intramembrane metalloprotease, whose protein sequence is MASNRRAIHLVREMFTGVDRRATIVLLTSSICLVLWHFLGNYDAWLTRLSAIAIFADEARRLAAFALLASTVLLLGIIPLVVVKFILRDPLSEYGVRLGSLRFAAICSLLAAPLIVYIGYSSAQSPEFQTVYPINPLARNSSEALLWHLVGQCFWYASWEFHFRGFLQQGMAKSFSVPLGIGVQTLASTLAHFGRPEAEVFASILAGLLWGALAWRTQSLLAGIFQHWLLGASLDYFIGRHF
- a CDS encoding universal stress protein translates to MKILIGVDGSNGSFEAIKFAVRFVDGARDQIAFYYSPVEVPLKSEQDAGPEMRQRARQALADAVFLEARKRLPEALASAVHTIVGTQQPAHGLIVAADSWRADVIAVGARGLGPIQSMFLGSVSRQVVQVGSVPVLVVRPDSTPSDPAVRLLLAYDPASAQQQAEITSQFKWPVGTRGQVIRVVESMLAGPLPAWLEQQARDADCEAMAQAWVLEHAKEVQQQREEVTAYLQKLPFVFHGHAPIVVEGHVGDQILKAIKANNIDIAILGKTAGGALKRMLVGSTSAQILNNAPCSVLVVPLHEIP
- the efp gene encoding elongation factor P, coding for MPSYNTSDFRKGLKVQIDGDPYIMTVCDFVKPGKGQALYKCKLKNLVRGTLLDRTYKSGDSLDAADITEIDAQYLYRQGDQYVFMDNKSYEQYELPSAKVDETAKWLKEGTVCSMMLFNENPISVDPPNQMVLKVEYCEPAVRGDTATKLTKPVKVETGAEVICPAFIEMGDMIKVDTRTEEYLERVRQ
- the epmB gene encoding EF-P beta-lysylation protein EpmB encodes the protein MNSTIDDPVLAAPGSCSWRQEIKEAIRNPAVLCRLLELPPEFADQAADAAISFPLFVPRPFAARMRRGDPTDPLLRQVLPVTSENIALNGFTDDPVDDRSAELRVGLIHKYQGRVLMVTTGACAVHCRYCFRRHFPYGEAPKSLAAWEPAFQAIRSDSSIDEVILSGGDPLALVDPFLSQLAQRLAEIPHLRRLRVHSRLPIVIPQRVTDELLAWLRGTRLTPIVVVHVNHPAEIDAATAFALGRFVDAGIPVLNQTVLLRGINDNASILAELCERLVNLRIIPYYLHQLDRVAGAAHFEVPIERGQKIVAKLLSRLPGYAVPRYVQEVAGEGHKMPLM
- a CDS encoding NAD-dependent epimerase/dehydratase family protein; translation: MSAPPKAFVTGATGFIGAWLVRELAERGLTVHALTRRSKPQPPPGFAPGEGPNWDHPNIRLVDGDIADRESLRRGMAGCSHVYHLAGYAKNWARDRQTYFDINVVGMRNVCEVASELAAQRVVWTSTMLTFGPTRTGEIADETHEQSIDHCLTEYERSKRAAEFDAVRFAADGIPVVIVNPGRVFGPGYLNEGNSISLVIDLYDRGKMPVIMGGGKVGNWVFVQDVVQGLIRAMQRGRPGEKYLLGGENLSLKQFLKIVDRVTGRRHFQITIRRPGAMVYAYFQQQRARWFGVYPQITPSWVRVFLADWAYSSAKAQRELDYQITPIEDAVRTTYDWLQRVRAEKERR